The following coding sequences lie in one Gouania willdenowi chromosome 5, fGouWil2.1, whole genome shotgun sequence genomic window:
- the LOC114463377 gene encoding protein unc-119 homolog B-like encodes MSGAKASGDAPVAENVSAAAAQRDRKPGGGVLKRLKSRRSQVDSRPLTEEDLRTRTGHITAEDVLGLRVATRGYLCKPEDNIYNIDFVRFKIRDLETNTVLFEIAKPPHTDEDEENREADASAGRFVRYQFTPAFLRLRTVGATVEFTVGNRPLNNFRMIERHYFQDHLLKSFDFDFGFCIPNSRNTCEHIYDFPQLSESLVRQMVECPYETRSDSFYFVENRLVMHNKADYAYNGGK; translated from the exons ATGAGCGGAGCCAAAGCCAGCGGCGACGCGCCTGTTGCTGAAAATGTCTCCGCCGCCGCTGCGCAGCGGGACCGCAAGCCCGGAGGCGGCGTGCTGAAGAGGCTTAAGTCCCGGCGGAGTCAGGTGGACAGCAGGCCGTTGACGGAGGAGGACCTTCGGACTCGGACCGGACACATCACCGCGGAGGACGTGCTGGGGCTCCGGGTGGCTACGAGAG ggtaccTGTGCAAACCCGAGGACAATATCTACAACATCGACTTTGTGCGCTTTAAAATCAGAGACCTGGAGACTAACACCGTCCTGTTTGAGATCGCCAAACCGCCACACACAG atgaggatgaggagaaCAGGGAGGCGGACGCCAGCGCAGGACGGTTTGTGCGTTACCAGTTCACTCCGGCATTCCTGCGTCTGAGGACCGTGGGAGCAAC AGTGGAATTCACGGTTGGGAACCGGCCTCTGAACAACTTCAGAATGATAGAGAGACACTACTTCCAGGATCACCTGCTGAAGAgctttgactttgactttggCTTCTGCATTCCAAATAGTCGCAATACCTGTGAGCACATCTATGACTTCCCTCAGTTGTCTGAAAGCCTGG TGCGTCAGATGGTGGAGTGTCCTTATGAAACCCGCTCAGACAGCTTCTACTTCGTGGAGAACAGACTGGTCATGCACAACAAGGCAGACTATGCTTATAACGGAGGAAAATGA